Within the Thermosynechococcus sichuanensis E542 genome, the region CTCTTTTTCGCGACAGGTGGCTTCCATTGTGGTTAAAGAAGCAGTCAATGTCGCCGTTTGACTAGCATATTCCTCTTCAAGGCTGCTACTGCGCTGGTAAGCGGTTTCTAGCTCTTGGCGATAGCGATCGCAATTGTCCCGTAGGGCTTCGTTTTCCGCTTGGCTGTTGTTGAGGGCACTGGTTAATTCTGCCACCTGCTGGCGGTAGTCACTCACTTGAGTTTGCAGTTGCTGTTGCTGATCTTCTAGCTCTTGACAGCGGTTTTGCAGCCGTTCCACCTCAGAGCGCAATTGTTCAATTTCTTGGTGCTGGCGATCGCGCTCCTGTTCGCTACGGCTGACCAGTTCCTTTAACCCTTCGATACGCTGGGCTTGCTCGCTAACAATTCGGTGCAGGCGATCGCACTCTTCCTTCAGACATTGGACAGACCCCTTGTACTGCCGCTGTACCCAAGCCCGCAAAAACGATAAACCAGAGATAGTAAATCCAATTAGGGCATAGGTGCCCACCAGTGTATGACCCGTGGCCGACATCTGTAACATATTGAACCCCTGAACGTCAGTTGCATGTCAATGAAAACGCCGCAATCCAGAATACAGCCCTTTTCCCAAGGATGGAACCGAACCCGCCCAAAACAGTCAAAGTCGCTGTCGGACAGGCCTCTATCTCTTTATCCTTTAGCGATCGCTCCCCTATGCAGGGGCACAGCGATAACTTGATGGGAATGAATGTAGAAACTTCTATTGCCTAGTCTAGCGAGGGAGAATAGCTGCTGGGGCTAGCTGTTTGCCAGCATTGGTACAATAAGGGATGCACTTGAATTTGCAAGGGGAAGACCAATGACTGAGGCATCTGTATTGCCCATCCTGTTGATGGGAATTGCGAACTTTTTGCAGATTTACCTAATTGTGCTGCTGATTCGCGTCCTGCTGTCGTGGTTTCCCAATATCAACTGGTACAATCCCCCTTTTTCGATTCTCAGTCAGTTAACGGATCCCTACCTGAATCTCTTTCGTGGTCTGATTCCCCCCATCGGTGGCCTTGACTTTTCACCGATTATTGCCTTCTTCCTCTTGCAATTTATTGTCCAACTCCTATCGGGGTTCTCCAGTAGCGCCACGTTCTTCTAAATCATTGCTAGCCTAGGGTGCAATCGCCATGTCAACGCTGCCTGCGTTTCAGGATGAATTTGAGGTCATTGTTGTGGGTGCCGGTCACGCCGGCTGTGAAGCGGCCCTAGCAACGGCACGGTTGGGCTGTCGTACTCTCTTGCTGACCCTTAACTTGGATAAAATTGCTTGGCAGCCCTGTAATCCTGCGGTGGGTGGTCCGGCAAAATCGCAACTGGTGCACGAAGTGGATGCCCTAGGGGGCGAAATTGGGCGTGTGACCGATCGCACCTATCTGCAAAAGCGGCTCCTAAATGCCTCACGGGGGCCAGCAGTCTGGGCATTGCGGGCGCAAACCGATAAGCGCGAATACAGCGCAGTCATGAAGCAGGTGGTGGAAAATCAGTCCAACTTGCTTGTGCGCGAAGGCATGGTCACGGATTTAGTCCTCGATGCCAATGACACAGTGATTGGGGTTGAAACCTATTTTGGTGTGGCCTTTCGCTGTCAAGCAGTGATCCTGACCACAGGAACCTTCCTCGGTGGCCGTATCTGGGTGGGGAATAAATCCATGCCTGCTGGTCGTGCTGGCGAATTTGCCGCAGAGGGCCTCTCCCAAACCTTAGCGCGGCTCGGCTTTGAGGTGGATCGCCTAAAAACAGGAACGCCCGCACGGGTGGATCGGCGATCAGTGGACTACAGCAAGATGGAACCGCAACCCCCCGATGAGCAGGTACGCTGGTTTAGCTTTGACCCCACAGCGTGGGTGGAAAGGCCGCAAATGAACTGCTACTTGACCCGCACTACTGCTGCGACCCACCAACTCATTCGCGAGAATCTCCACTTGACGCCGGTCTATGGCGGTTGGGTAGATGCCAAAGGCCCCCGCTACTGCCCCAGCATTGAGGATAAGATCGTCCGCTTTGCTGATAAGGAAAGCCATCAAATTTTCATTGAACCTGAAGGCCGTGATACACCAGAACTCTATATCCAAGGCTTTTCCACGGGACTACCGGAACCACTGCAACTGCAACTGTTGCGCACGCTGCCGGGTCTAGAAAACTGCATCATGCTGCGTCCGGCCTATGCGGTGGAATACGACTACTTGCCGGCAACCCAGTGCTTTCCCACCCTGATGACGAAAAAGATTCAGGGGCTGTTTTGTGCCGGGCAAATCAATGGCACGACTGGCTATGAGGAAGCGGCTGCCCAAGGGATTGTGGCCGGGATCAATGCGGCTCGCTTTGTGCAGGGCAAACCGATGATCACCTTCCCACGTCAAGAGAGCTACATCGGCACCCTCATTGATGATCTGTGCACGAAGGAACTGCGGGAACCCTACCGCATGCTCACTAGCCGCTCGGAATATCGCTTGGTCTTGCGATCGGACAATGCTGACCAGCGGCTCACCCCCTTGGGGTATGAGATTGGCTTGGTGAGTGAAGCCCAGTGGCAGGTGTTTCAAGCCAAGCAGCAGCGCCTAGCGGCTGAGACCCAGCGCCTCCAGACTACGCGCATTAAAGCCCATGAACCCCTGGGCGAAGCGATTGTGGCCGCGACGGGGCAAGCAATTAAGAGTGCCATTGCCCTTGATGAGTTGCTGCGGCGATCGGGGGTACACTACGACCTATTAGATCGCCACGGCCTTGGCAATCCAGACTTGACCCCCCAAGAGAAGGAAGTGGTGGAGATTGCCATTAAGTACGCGGGCTACATTGAACGGCAGCAACGGGAAATTGAGCAGATTGCCCGCCAAGAACAGCGTCCACTGCCTGCGGATTTGGATTACTTTGCTATTCCCACCCTTTCAATGGAGGCACGGGAAAAACTCAGTGCCATCCGCCCCCTCACCATTGGTCAAGCCAGCCGTATTGGTGGGGTCAATCCGGCGGACATCAATGCCCTTTTGGTCTATCTCCAGGTACAACAGCAGCGACAATCCCTAGCGACAGTGGGGGGCTAAGACGGCGTGCCGGGCTGGTTAGGCGAATTGGAGTTGGCCTACGTTTGGCGGCAAGGACAAACGATTCCTGTGCGGGCTTATGCCTCAGCACCCCTAAAGTTGCAACGGTCGTTTTATCCGGAGGGAAAGCCAATTTGCCATAGTGTGATCCTGCATACGGCCGGGGGCTATGTGGGGGGCGATCGCCTGCACCAAAAGATTACCCTTGAAGCCCAGTGCCGTGCCCTGTTGACGACCGCTGCCGCTGCCAAAGTCTATGGCCGTGCTCAAATCCCTGTGGAGCAAACGATTCACTGCCATGTTGCCGATAACGCTGTTTTAGAATGGCTGCCCCAAGAAACAATTGTCTTTGAGGGTGCCCAATTTCACCAACGCTGGCGCATTGATCTTGCCCCTCAAGCACAGGTGGGTCTCTGGGAGATGACCCGCTTTGGCCGTACAGCTCGCGGTGAAGCCTTTAATCGTGGCTATTGGCGTTCCCATACAGAGGTGTGGCAGGGGGGTGTGCCTCTGTGGATTGATCGCCAGCGGATTGAGGGTACAACAACGATGCTGACAGCAATGAATGCCTTGCAGGGGTGTCCCCTCATGGGAACATTGGCTTGGGTAGGTAGGGAAGTGAGTACGCAGCAGATGCAGCGACTGCGGGACTTGGCCAGCGAGATACAGGGCGAGATGGGTGTCACTGCCTTGGTGCGGGGGGTGGTCTGTCGCTATCGCGGTCACTCCATGGCGGAACTACGGCGGTGGTTCGTGGCGGCTTGGCAATTGCTGCGGCAGGGGCAAGGTTCTCATCCTACGGTTTGTTATCCCCGGGTGTGGCCACGATGACCTGCAATATTGCTCTGACAGATTACGAGCGGCAACAAATTAGAAAAATCAGTGCTTGGCTGCGGGAGGAAACGAATCCTCGGCAACAGGCGGTGCAATCAGTCAATGCCACAGTCGAGCGTAATGTCAGTGGGATCTTGTCCCCTGAACACCTGGCCATTCTGCGTAAGGCGGGCGATCGCCTGCTGGCCAAGAGTGATCAAGCTTGGCAACACCTGAAACAGCAATTGGGTAGCACTCGGATTCCAGTCGAGCACTGGCAGGAGCTGCAAAATCAACCCCTAGAGGTGTGCGATCGCCTGCAAGCTAGGGTTGCCGGTGTGGCCTTGACCAAAGCTGCCGTGGAAGCCCTGATCACTGCTCCCCTTGACTTTTTGGGCGAACTGGTGGATGTGGGGTTTACTTTGCTGTTGGGTCTCAAAACTATTCAAGGGGTGGGCTTGTGCTATGGCTTTGGCAGTGAAACCACAGTTGAACAGCACATCATCTGGGGCACATTGGGGATCAGTTTTGCCGGCACTGCCAAGGAACGTCAGCATCTATTGTTGAGTTTGCTGCATCCTTCTGAGGAAAGTGAACGGGGCGCGATCGCCGGCCTCTTGGAAGACAGTGCCTTTGAGGTCTTTACCGACAACACGGTGGAGGCGGTGTTGAGTCGCGTATTAGTGACGTTGAGCGAAGAATTGAGTGGCGAGTTGATCCCCGTGATTGGCATTGCCTTGGGGATTCTGGAAAGCGAACAATTTGCTCAAGAAGTGGCAACGACCGCGCGATATGTTTATCAGTTGCGCTGGCTACTGCGCGCTCACGGTGGCAGTGGAGTGGATCTTGCTTGCAGTTGATCGCCAATGCGCTGGAGGGCAGCCATAGGACCCGTGAGGAGGAGGCGATCGCCCGCCATTAAGGGACAGTCCTCCTTGGGTTCCAATAGCAGCGTTCCCTCCCGCCGCAGGGCACGGATGGTTACGGTCTCAGGCAAATGCAGATCAGCAATGGTGCGATGTTGTTCGCCAATCTCTTTGGGCAACATGATCCAAAGAAACAAGGTTTCCCCTTGGGGCACACTGACACGGCCATTGATCAGGGCTTCACAAGCCTCAAACTCTGCTGGCTGACCAACAATCAGCAGGCGATCGCCCCCCTGAAGACAGGTTTCCCCACTGGGATAATCTACTTCAGTCCCATCGGCACGGACAATTGCTAACAGAGTCACCCCCGTCAACTGGCGCAGTTGAATTTCCGCAAGACTCATGCCCCGAATGGGAGAATCCTCAGGGACGGTCACCCAGCGACTATTCATATCCTGAGCCGCTTGCCGTAGGAGACGGGCAGTTCCCTCTAATGGAGTGTCACCTCGCAAATTGGCGTAGTGGCTGTCGCGCACCTGTTGTACCTGCTGCTGAATGTGGCGCTCACCCATGCCTAGTGTAAAGAACAGATGAGCAGCCAACTCTAGACTGGCTTCAAACTCCGGTTGCACCACTTCCCGTGCCCCCAATTGATAGAGCAACTCAATGTCGCGATCGCTATTGGCGCGGACAATGACATCCAGTTCTGGGGCAAATTCTAGGGCACGCTTGAGACAGAGGCGGGTACTCATACTATCCGAGAGGGCGATCGCCATGCCAAGCGCTTGATCCACGCCTGCTTTGGCCAGAATTGTGGCACTGGCAGCATTGCCGTAAATGTAGGGGAGCCGTGCCTCTCGCACTTCGTTAATCACCGTTTCACTTTGCTCAATCACCAACACGGGATAATTTTGTTTTTGCAGCAGTTTCACTACACTCTTGCCAACGCGACCATAGCCACAGACAATCACATGGTTCCGCTGCGGCAACCCCGTTAAATCCATGTCGAGGATTTCATCCTCCCTGAGCAGGCGGCGCAGTAGGGGCAGTTCCAAGAGGACTGGCACCAATCTCAACAAAAAGGGCGTCACCAGCAAAGTTACCGCCGTGGTGCCGAGAGTTAGTAGGTAAACCTGTTGAGAGACCAGCCCTAAGCCTCGTCCTGCCGTCAGCAGCACAAAGGAAAATTCCCCAATCTGAGCCAGCCCAATCCCCGCCAGTAACGACGTTTTCCAAGAGTAGCCAAAGAGCTTGACAATGGGCGTGGTGATCAGGAATTTCCCCAGAATCACTAGGCTCACCAGTTCAATAATGCGATCCAAGTGCTGCCAGAGAAACACTGGATCAATGAGCATACCAATGGAAGCAAAAAAGAGCGTTGTAAAGACATCGCGGATCGATTCCACGTAATCGAGGGTTTGATCGGCATACTCCACCTCGGAGATCATCAGACCCGCAATAAAGGCACCAATCTCAATCGAAAGCCCCAAATACTGCGTCAGTAGGGCAATCCCCAAACAGAGGGCAACCACGCCTAAGAGGAAAAGCTCACGACTTTCTGTTTTGGCCAGTAGCCGTAGCAGAGGCGGCAGTAACCACATACCGGCGGCGATCGCCCCCACGGCAATTAAAGCAATGGTCAATACTGCATGGCCGAGGGCGAGTCCCAACTCCTCTGGGGGTTTGTTCAGGGCGGGTAAGACAGCAATCATCAAGCCCACCGCTAAATCCTGCACCACCAAGATACCCAGCATAATTTGCCCTTGGATCGACTCCAGCTCATTGCGATCCATAAGGCTGCGCAGCACCACGGCCGTTGAAGAGAGGGAGAGGACAGCACCGAGGAAAATCCCCTGATTTGGGGAACTCACCCAGCCAACCCCAACGGAAATGAGGGTTGTGACTAGAATTGTCAAAAGAATTTGCAGGGCACTGCCCCCCAAGCTAACCCCTTGGACTTTCCGAATCTCACCGAGGGAGAAGCTCACCCCTAGGGCAAAGAGCAAAAAGGCCACCCCCAGTTGTGCCAAACCTTCCACTTGAGGAACTTCCTTGAGAAGTCCCAAGCCCGTTGGCCCGACTAACATACCGGCCAAAAGGTAGCCCAGCAGGATCGGTTGTCGCAGCAAAGCCGCCAACACACCCCCCACTGCCGCTGCCCCCAGTACCACACTGAGGTCAATGACAAGGCGAAAATCTTCGGTCATGGGATCTAATGCTAGGGCATCAAGGCCAGCATCTGAGACACCACAGCAAAACTCTCGCTGTAGAGGAAGTCTTGTCCCCAGCGCTGAAGCTCCTGACTCAAAAGCAGCTCAGCCGTGAGATCACTCAGGGGAGACACGTGGTAGGTACGGCACATTTGGGCACTGCCCCCAGCCTCCATGCGCATACAGCCACGGGTTTCTGAGCAAATGATTGTACAGCAGTCAGCTTGGAGATTGGAGGAGGTGAGCTTGAGGTCAATCAAATCCCCCAGCACGAGTCCCGCATCACCGGTGGGAATCCCCGCCAATTCTGCCTTAATCAACCGTTGATCGGAGGCCACCAGTTCCACGTGATAGACATCATAGTCACCGCACTCGTGGCGGATCTGTCGCGGCTGCCACTGAAGCCGGGAGGCTAACCAGCCAAGGTACATTAAGGCTTGGGCAGGATTGCCCTTTTCGTAGTCAATGACCACCTGATCAATTTCCTTGATGGCCAAACGGCGTTCCGGGGGATCAAAGGCTTCGGCGGCCAGTTCTTGCCATGCCCCCAGACGGCGCCAGTTCAAATCTGCGAGAGGAAGGTTCTGTTCAAGCAAAGGAGCGATCGCCCGCAGGCCGCGCAGCGGATCGAGAAACTCACTGGAATCGACAATCACCCGGCTAAATTGGGGAGCAAGGGTTTGAAACAACTCAAAGTTATTGAACAAGTCCCCCTTCCACCACAAAAAGCGGGGTAGCTCACGGATAATCAAAGACTGCAACAGGGGTTCGACCCGCTGGAAGGCGTGATGGGTGCCCTTGAGGGTAATGTATTCACAGCAGACGAGGGAACTGCGCACCTTTTTGTTAATCGGACAGTAGGCAGCCACTTGGGCGGTAATTCCGGTATCTTCGCCAAGGGTCGGACACAGGGCAATCACCCGACAGGGATTTTGGCTGGCGATCGCGTCAGCAATGCCACTACCGCGCATATCCACCGCATAGCGATCGCTCCGAGGGGTTCCCTGAGCATACTCTGCCTGCAAGGCCTGCCGCAGTTGGGGCGTGACTCGACCCGTCAAAGGCAAGTTGTGATTCTTTTCAGCAGCACGAATCGCCGACTGCATCCGAGGGCCAAGAATGCCATCAATGGGGCCTGTGTAGTAGCCCAAGGCCGCCAGCAATTGTTGGGTGTCATCCGCCTCATAGACAACTAGGGTAAAGGTGGTTGCCCGCACGGCCGCTGGAGCGGTACCATCCCCGCCGTGGCTGAGCCAAATTTGCCGCAAACTTTGCTCAATATCATCCAAGGAGACATCCACGGGATCTTGGAGCGCTACGAGGGGAGTTGATTCAGTTGCCATACCTAAGTACCTATCTGTTAATAAAGTTCGGCCTTGATTCCCATCCCTTCCCATCATGGGCAAAGATCACAGTCGCCGCCACCGCCGTCCATCAGCATTAATCAGAGCTTCGGCGGCATCGGGATCCCATGTCCCCGCTTCATAGGTGGGAATGGTATCTGGATCTGTGGGGGCATCCCAAGCACTCAGAACTGGCATCACCACCCGCCAAGCCGCCTCCACCTCATCCGCCCGGGTAAACAGGGTTTGATCCCCCAGCATGCAGTCCAACAAGAGCCGCGCATAGGCATCCGCTGTTGCCATGCCAAAGGAGGAGCCGTAGCTAAAGTCCATTTCCACCGTGCGCGTGCGCAGATCCGCACCGGGCATCTTGGCTTCAAAGCGCAGAGCAATCCCCTCATTAGGCTGGATACGCATGGTTAGAACATTAGGGTTGGTTTGGCGGGCAGCCGACTGGAAAATCAGCAGGGGCACATCGCGAAACTGAATCGAGATTTCCGTCACTTTTTTCGCTAAGCGTTTACCCGTGCGCAGATAAAAGGGCACCCCCTGCCAGCGCCAGTTATCAATCACCAGTTTGAGTGCCACATAGGTGGGGGTGGTGGAGGTAGGACTCACCCCCGGTTCTTCGCGGTAGCCCACCACAGGTTTGCCCTTCATCCAGCCGGCTCGGTATTGGCCACGCACGGCACAGGCATCGAGGTTATCCAGATCTGCCAAACGAGTGGCTTGGAGCACCTTCACCTTTTCATTGCGCAGACTATCGGCATCAAGGGCATTGGGGGGTTCCATGGCGGTCAAGGCCAATAACTGAAGGATGTGGTTTTGCACCATGTCCCGCAGGGCGCCGGCGGTTTCATAGTAGCCCGCACGGTCTTCAACCCCCACGGTTTCAGCAACGGTGATCTGCACATGATCTACGTACTGACGGTTCCAGAGGGGTTCAAAGATGGCATTGGCAAAGCGAAACACCATCAGGTTTTGAACCGTTTCTTTGCCGAGGTAGTGGTCAATACGGTAAACTTGCTCTTCTTTACACACCGACTGCACCACTTCATTAAGGGCTTGGGCAGAGGTGAGATCACGGCCAAAGGGCTTTTCAATCACCAAACGATGTTTTTGGGGATCACTCAACAGCCCTGCTGCTCCCAGTTGTTGAATCGCTTCAACGAAAAAGTTCGGTGAGACCGCAAGGTAAAAGACACGATTGCCGCGAGTTTGGCGTTTTTCATCCAATTCGGCCAGCAGGGTTTTCAGCTTCGTGTAGGCAGCAGGATCGTCCATGTTGCCAGAGCAGTAAAACAGGCCTTGGGCAAATTCCTGCCACAGCGGTTCTGCCTGAATGCCACCGCCAAATTCCTCGACCCCGTGACGCAGATGCTCGCGAAAATAGTCATCACTCCAGTTGCGGCGCGCCACACCAACAATGGTAAGTTCCGGGGGCAGACGGCGCTCCAGTTTCAGTTGATAAATGGAGGGGATGAGCTTGCGCTGGGTGAGATCACCGCTAGCCCCAAAGATCACCAAAATCAGTGGTTCTGGGGTGCGCTCTTGGCGTAATCCGACCCGCAGGGGATTTTCAAATAGGGTTACCATGGCTTACACCTGTGTCACGGTTGCGTTGGCAGGGGTTGGCTGCATAAAGGATTCCACAAGGGCAACGTTCTCAGGGCTGCCAATAATCAGCGGTGTGCGCATGTGCAGATGATCAGGCACGACATCGAGGAGGGGTTGGGTTCCTGTACTGGCTTTGCCACCGGCTTGTTCCACCAAGAAGGCGATCGGTGCCGCTTCGTAAAGCAGACGTAGCTTACCCGCCGGATTTTTTTGGGTGCCTGGATAGAGAAAGACGCCCCCCTGCATGAGGATGCGGTGAATATCCCCCACAAGGGCACCACTGTAGCGGGCACTGTAGCCGGGCTGGCGATGGACATGGCGGACGTAGTTGCGAATCGGTTCTTCCCATGCCCAGAAGTTGCCTTCGTTGACACTATAGATGGGACCACTAGCGGGAATTTGCAGGTTCTCGATCGCTAGAATAAACTCGCCGAGGCTGGGGTCAAGGACAAAGACATGGGTACCCTTGCCCATGGAATAAACCAGCATCGTACTGGGACCATAGAGAATGTAGCCAGCGGCAATTTGCTTGTGGCCGTTTTGGAGGAGATCGGCAGCGGTGCCGTCTAGATCCGTGCCCTCCTGCTGGCGAATAGCAAAAATGGATCCCACATTCAGGTTAATGTCCACATTGGAGGAACCATCGAGGGGATCGTAGAGAAGGGTATAGCGGCCAATGGGGCAATTTTCAGGGATATAGTAGGGCTTCTCCATTTCCTCGGAGGCAAGGCGACACACGAGGCCACTCTGCTTGAAGGCCGCAATAAAGACTTCGTTGGCATAGACATCCATTTTTTTGACATCTTCGCCTTGGATATTCACAGCTCCCGTAAAGCCCAGTACCCCTTCCATCAGACCCGCTCGACTGAGACGGCGGGCAATGAGCTTACCCGCAAGGGCAATGCGATTCATCAGGGCACTGAGGTCTTGGGCAGCGGCGTCAAAGCTTTGGAGTTGCTGGAGAACGTGGCGAGATAGGGTCAAACAATCGCGATCGAGGGCCTGTTCATGGGCTGCGTAGTCAGTCATTGCCCCTCCTTAGTGAGGATGCACCTAGCCCCGATCCTAAACCCTCTCTTTTCAGAACTGGTGAGTCTTTAGAACAACTAAAGATTCCAAGGAGCACTGCTGGTGGTGATGCGGTGCATGCCGGCAGCGGCAAACTCGGCAAAGGTGGCATTGGCAGTTTCACTAAAGTCCACGACCCCCGACACCACTACAGGGGACATGCAATCTTCCAAGAGATAGACCCGCTCAGCCAGTTGGGGATCTCGCTGCTGAATTTCGCTGAGCAGATCGGCCACTGTCCACGCAACACAGTGACTTTTGGCTTGACCGGCAATGATCAGGCGATCGCCCGCCAGCAGACGCTCAATCAAAGCCCTGTTCACTGGCACTAAAGGACGCCCTTGGGGGTCATGGCTCACCTCTGGACGCAGCACCGAATAATTTTCCGTCAGGGGATGGCTCCCCTTCAGTTCGATGCGGGTTTGCTGCTGTCGCGCCACGGTGTGAAAGAAACAGGCCTCCTCCACAGCAGACACTAGCGCATGACCAATCCCCCCCAGCATGGAGTGGTAGGGCCAAATCGTCAGGGGAAATTTGCCTTTGGCGGCTAACTGGGTCACGTAGTGCCGGGCATAGGCCTGTAAACTCTCTTGATCAGTCATTCCGAGGGAGGTCAGCAGATGGGGATTGGGTTGCCAGCGGCCGCGCTCAACATCCTCAACGGTAATCGTGGTTAGGGGCGGCGGCGGTTCTCCGGCAGCATCTATCCAAAAGAGGGGATGGAAAATTTGACTGGCGGTGTGGGTATCGAGGGTAACGATAATCTCGCTAATGTGGGCAAGGTGGGCATAGATAAAGCGGCAGAGGCGTTGATTATCCGCAACGGCACCGTGGACAAATAGCTCAAACTCTGGCAAGCAAAATGTGTTTTGGACATCAATGAGCAAGAGAATTGTACGCTGCGGATCCTGACTCGCGGGGGGAATCTGGTACTGCTGTGCCCATCGGCGAGCCTGCCCTGCCCGTTCTTGGTA harbors:
- a CDS encoding isochorismatase produces the protein MATTTELPIPDFFDPAKVAQVWRVPYQERAGQARRWAQQYQIPPASQDPQRTILLLIDVQNTFCLPEFELFVHGAVADNQRLCRFIYAHLAHISEIIVTLDTHTASQIFHPLFWIDAAGEPPPPLTTITVEDVERGRWQPNPHLLTSLGMTDQESLQAYARHYVTQLAAKGKFPLTIWPYHSMLGGIGHALVSAVEEACFFHTVARQQQTRIELKGSHPLTENYSVLRPEVSHDPQGRPLVPVNRALIERLLAGDRLIIAGQAKSHCVAWTVADLLSEIQQRDPQLAERVYLLEDCMSPVVVSGVVDFSETANATFAEFAAAGMHRITTSSAPWNL